The following nucleotide sequence is from uncultured Draconibacterium sp..
GCTGGATGCCAAAGACAAAAAACTGGGTAACAAGTTGGAAGAAATGGCCGGAAAAATTGCTACACAGAAAGAAGAAATTGCCGGCTTGGAAAAAGCAAAAGAAGGCAAGAAAGAAGAGGAGATTCCGACAGCAGATAAAGAGAAACTGGAAACACTGAATTCGGAACTGGCGAAGCTTGAAGAAGCAAAACGCGAGGAGCTGGCCGGATTTGGTAAAAAGAATAAACTGGCAAAACAAATGGTTGATTTGGCGCTGTTGGCGAACGGCCTGTTAAAAGGTGCCGACCTCGACCAGTTTGTGAAGCGCAGTGTTGAACTGATTAAGTAGAGTGAGAGTCCGTCTACTGACGGATTGTGAAGAGAGAGTGAGTAAAACGTCGGTCCATAATTTTGGATCGGCGTTTGTTTTTTTGTTTCACGCAGAATACGCAGAAGCAAAAACAAACTATAAAAAAGCCCCGTTCTGTAATCTCATAAAATATACAGAACGAGGCTTTAAATATTATATCTGCGCAAATCCGCTAAATCTGCGAGCAATTCTATTCCCCGTCAGCAAAATCTTGTAAATACGAGAATTTTTCAGTTAGTGCGCCATCTTTTGTAATGGATGCGCGTGCGATAATTTCGTCGGTATCTTCGCCAAATAAACTTGGGAATACTTTTTCGATCAGGTTACGTCCGAAATCAAGCGATGCATCTTTTGGCAGTTCGCAAGGCAGGTTATCAACCGCTTGTACCGAAACATTGTTTCGGCTCGAGAAAGCTTCTTCCAAGTCACCGCTCTGCGGATTATAATCGTAAAACGGATCGGCAATTGTGGCTGCACGCTTTGTTGATGGAATGGAACCTTCAATATCGCAGGTAATATCCGAAATCACACCAATGCGGAATTTATCATCCTTCATTTCTTCGGCAGTGAAAAGTACCGGAGATTTTGGATCCCAATAGGCAGAAGCAATTAGCATGTCAGTCGCCTTTGCAAACGGGTGGAAACTATTCTCATACATCGTTGGATTATTGAAAAAATGCATCAGGTCGAACGATTCTCCATCGGTTCGTTGCACATAGTTTCCGGGAAGTAATTGCACGTAAACTGCCTGTTTCGGTTCTTGTACTTTCAGGTAAGCTTCGGGCGACACACGCATGATTTTCATGTGATTTAAAATCTCGAGAACACCCTGTGCCACACGTCCGTCGCCGGTGATTGCTATTTTAATTGGAGGAAGTTCTATCTTGTCAAGATGTTGTAACATTTCCTCCAGATCTTCGCATTCATGCGCAGGTTTCAGGTTGAATAAATTGTGTTTTAATCCAAATGCGCGGAATCCGTTGTAGGCACCAACCAATCCTGCAAAACGCCCAAATCCGATGATACGGAATCCTTCTTTATCCGTCAGCACTTCGTAATCAACCAGCTGAATATTTTTTTCTAAAACGGTTTGTAACAACTTGCGGTTATACTCCTGTTTTTTTATGGTGTGCGAGAAAAAGAGGTAGATTTTTCCGGGCAGAAAATCTTCGATACGAACTTCTTTTACGCCCAGTAAAACGTCGCAATCCGAAAGATCTTCCTGTAACGGAATACCCAAAGTACTGTATTCTTCGTCTTTATAACTTCGTATGGGGCTTGGCTGAACAACAATTGAAACATGCGGAAACGCTTTCTGCACTTCAACACATTGTTGCGGGGTTAACGGAACACGTTTATCGGGAGGTGTTTTCCCTTCTCTCAGAATACCTACTTTCATCGTTTAAATTTTTATCGAAAATAAGAAAATTTGTGTACCGATATGTGAAACTGACAGATTATCGTTGTGTTGTGAAGATGAAGAAATTGTCCGAAGAACAATTGGTTATTTTTTGGGAAGTGAAATAACGACATTCAGAAAGTGAACAGAAATGCTGAAGAATAGAGTGTAGTCAAAAGAATTTTTGATGAAAATATGTTAAGTTTAGTGTTTTATAAACAAATACTATTCTACAATATAAACTAAAACGAAGTGCAATGATTCAAAAATTATTCATTCTTACGGTCCTGATCATGCTTTGCTGTTCGGGAGTAATAAATGCTCAAAAAACTTACTCGGTAACTGTTGATGAAGTAAAAAACGGAACAATACAAGTTGATCCGGCCATTCCGGCTGATGGCAAAGTTGCCGAAGGAACGGTACTAACAATAACGGCGAAACCAGATAAGAACTATGCAATTGATGCCGTATATTATTCGGTAAAAGGAATGTGGGGCGATATGTATCACGAAAGTATGGCAACGCCTTACGAGGTAGTGATCGACCAGGATAAAAAACTGGGAGCTTCATTTATTGAAAAAGATAAAGTTGATCACTTGGTGGTAACCCAGAATATTGTTTATGCAAAACCGGGAGTTAAGGAACTAAAATATGATGTGTTTGCTCCTGAGGGCGCTAAAAATTTGCCTTGTATCGTTATTATTCATGGAGGAGGCTGGGTATCAAATTCGGAAGATATTATGCGCGGAATGGCTCGCGAGTTAACCAAAGATGGCAAATATGTTGTTTTTAGTATTGATTACCGTTGGGCAGGAAACCGCGATGGAGATGAAATTGGAAATACCATGGCCGATTTAATTGGTGATGTGTTTGGTGCCATTGCTCACATTATGGAACATGCAGCTGAATATGGCGGTGACCCGACACGAATTGCTGTAACCGGCGACAGTGCCGGAGGTCATTTATCGGCAGTTGCCGGAACCATGCCTAACAAAATTGGCGACGGTGGTTTTGGCAAAACAGAAGGCGTATTTGAGTTTATGCCATCGTATATTCCTGCTAACAAAACCGTTGATCAGGTGCGTACCGAAATGATGGCAGCCATTAAAGCAGCTGCTCCAAGTTACGGCGTATTTAGTAGTGCCCGATTGAATCATTATTCCGAAGATCAGAAAGCCGATGATAGCTGGAAAGAAGCTATTGCACCGCTAAGTAATATCCCGAATGCAGAGGAACGTGCAATTCCGCATTACCTGACC
It contains:
- a CDS encoding alpha/beta hydrolase, which gives rise to MIQKLFILTVLIMLCCSGVINAQKTYSVTVDEVKNGTIQVDPAIPADGKVAEGTVLTITAKPDKNYAIDAVYYSVKGMWGDMYHESMATPYEVVIDQDKKLGASFIEKDKVDHLVVTQNIVYAKPGVKELKYDVFAPEGAKNLPCIVIIHGGGWVSNSEDIMRGMARELTKDGKYVVFSIDYRWAGNRDGDEIGNTMADLIGDVFGAIAHIMEHAAEYGGDPTRIAVTGDSAGGHLSAVAGTMPNKIGDGGFGKTEGVFEFMPSYIPANKTVDQVRTEMMAAIKAAAPSYGVFSSARLNHYSEDQKADDSWKEAIAPLSNIPNAEERAIPHYLTRGTKDGLIGDEDVTVYMDALVEAGQRVQYVQVGGAGHAFFDWKPDERTKATFKKYGIYYVNEMETFFNSVFYPTN
- a CDS encoding NAD(P)-dependent oxidoreductase, with the translated sequence MKVGILREGKTPPDKRVPLTPQQCVEVQKAFPHVSIVVQPSPIRSYKDEEYSTLGIPLQEDLSDCDVLLGVKEVRIEDFLPGKIYLFFSHTIKKQEYNRKLLQTVLEKNIQLVDYEVLTDKEGFRIIGFGRFAGLVGAYNGFRAFGLKHNLFNLKPAHECEDLEEMLQHLDKIELPPIKIAITGDGRVAQGVLEILNHMKIMRVSPEAYLKVQEPKQAVYVQLLPGNYVQRTDGESFDLMHFFNNPTMYENSFHPFAKATDMLIASAYWDPKSPVLFTAEEMKDDKFRIGVISDITCDIEGSIPSTKRAATIADPFYDYNPQSGDLEEAFSSRNNVSVQAVDNLPCELPKDASLDFGRNLIEKVFPSLFGEDTDEIIARASITKDGALTEKFSYLQDFADGE